One part of the Quercus lobata isolate SW786 chromosome 7, ValleyOak3.0 Primary Assembly, whole genome shotgun sequence genome encodes these proteins:
- the LOC115951392 gene encoding 1-(5-phosphoribosyl)-5-[(5-phosphoribosylamino)methylideneamino] imidazole-4-carboxamide isomerase, chloroplastic-like, whose product MHSTMFRTLRTTPTSTSDLSSLRPLGSSFHSRNKHRIVTAIPCVGFSRSRLSISCSVRFRPCIDIHKGKVKQIVGSTIQDLKEDGSAPVTNFESDKSAAEFANLYKEDGLTGGHVIMIGADPLSNSAAIEALHAYPGGLQIGGGINSDNSLSYIEEGASHVIVTSYVFKNGQMDLERLKDLVRVVGKQRLVLDLSCRKKEGKYAIVTDRWQKFTDVYLDGKILDFLAKYADEFLVHGVDVEGKKLGIDEELVALLGKHSPIPVTYAGGVTVMADLERIKVAGMGRVDVTVGSALDIFGGNMAYMDVVAWHSQQEAFTV is encoded by the exons ATGCACAGCACGATGTTTCGGACCCTCCGTACAACACCAACATCAACCTCCGACCTGAGCTCGCTCCGACCTTTAGGTTCTTCTTTCCACAGCCGAAACAAGCATAGAATCGTCACAGCTATTCCTTGTGTTGGTTTCTCACGGTCACGCTTGTCTATTAGCTGTTCGGTTCGTTTCCGTCCTTGCATTGATATACACAAG GGGAAAGTGAAACAAATTGTTGGGTCAACCATTCAGGATTTGAAGGAGGATGGGTCAGCTCCTGTTACCAATTTCGAATCAGATAAGTCAGCGGCTGAGTTTGCCAATTTGTATAAAGAAGATGGACTTACGGGTGGTCATGTCATCATGATTGGAGCAGATCCTTTGAGTAACAGTGCAGCCATTGAAGCATTGCACGCTTATCCTG GCGGTTTGCAAATTGGGGGCGGAATCAATTCTGACAATTCGTTGAGTTACATAGAGGAAGGAGCTAGCCATGTCATTGTCACATCA TATGTATTCAAGAATGGACAAATGGACCTTGAAAGGCTTAAAGATCTTGTTCGTGTTGTTGGAAAGCAGAGGCTTGTGTTGGACCTTAGTTGCAGAAAGAAG gAAGGTAAATATGCAATTGTAACTGATAGATGGCAGAAGTTCACCGATGTATATCTTGACGGAAAAATATTGGATTTTCTTGCCAAATATGCGGATGAGTTTCTTGTCCATGGTGTTGATGTTGAAGGGAAAAA GCTGGGAATTGATGAGGAGCTTGTGGCATTGCTTGGGAAGCATTCACCG ATTCCTGTAACTTATGCTGGTGGTGTGACGGTGATGGCTGATTTAGAGAGAATAAAGGTGGCTGGGATGGGACGTGTGGATGTTACCGTGGGCAGTGCTTTGGATATTTTTGGGGGCAATATGGCATACATGGATGTAGTTGCTTGGCATTCTCAGCAGGAGGCTTTTACAGTTTAG
- the LOC115952180 gene encoding heme-binding-like protein At3g10130, chloroplastic isoform X2 — translation MLLCKPSLLTLPQLRTSTSTPRNPKRSLSIITTNSTSPTQRRRTMSAFEARISLVFALASQASSLSQRLLVDTATEVVKYVSPKRFESRTLEEALMAVPDLETVNFKVLSRGDLYEIREVEPYFVAETTMPGRTGFDFNGASQSFNVLAGYLFGKNTTKETMEMTTPVFTRKTQSDGEKMEMTTPVITKRLEDQDKWQMSFVMPSKYGANLPLPKDSSVTIREVPRKIIAVVAFSGFVTDEEVKQRESKLREALKNDAQFQIKEGGSVEIAQYNPPFTLPFQRRNEIALEVEKKEK, via the exons atgcTTCTGTGCAAGCCTTCACTTCTCACTCTACCTCAGCTCAGAACCTCAACTTCGACTCCAAGAAACCCTAAAAGATCGCTCTCGATCATCACCACCAACTCAACTTCACCGACACAGCGGCGAAGAACCATGTCCGCCTTCGAAGCCCGAATCTCTCTAGTCTTCGCTCTCGCTTCCCAAGCCTCCTCTCTCTCCCAGAGAC TTTTAGTGGACACAGCTACCGAGGTTGTCAAATACGTGTCCCCGAAGAGGTTCGAGAGTCGAACTCTCGAGGAGGCTTTAATGGCAG TTCCGGACCTAGAGACGGTGAACTTCAAGGTTTTGAGTAGGGGAGATCTTTATGAGATAAGGGAAGTTGAG CCATACTTTGTAGCAGAGACAACGATGCCTGGGAGGACTGGATTTGACTTCAATGGAGCATCTCAATCCTTTAATGTATTAGCTGGGTACCTGTTTGGTAAG AATACAACAAAGGAGACAATGGAGATGACCACACCTGTTTTTACGCGTAAGACCCAATCAGatggagagaaaatggaaatgACGACTCCTGTGATAACAAAGAGG CTGGAAGATCAAGATAAGTGGCAGATGTCTTTTGTCATGCCCTCAAAGTATGGTGCCAATCTTCCGCTGCCTAAAGATTCGTCTGTGACAATCAGAGAGGTGCCAAGGAAAATTATTGCAGTTGTTGCCTTTTCAG GCTTTGTTACTGATGAAGAAGTTAAACAACGGGAATCAAAGTTACGAGAAGCTCTGAAAAATGATGCACAGTTTCAAATTAAAGAGGGCGGCTCAGTGGAAATTGCACAG TATAATCCACCATTCACACTTCCATTCCAACGCCGCAATGAGATTGCTCTGGaagtagaaaagaaagaaaaatag
- the LOC115952180 gene encoding heme-binding-like protein At3g10130, chloroplastic isoform X1: protein MLLCKPSLLTLPQLRTSTSTPRNPKRSLSIITTNSTSPTQRRRTMSAFEARISLVFALASQASSLSQRRKFLVDTATEVVKYVSPKRFESRTLEEALMAVPDLETVNFKVLSRGDLYEIREVEPYFVAETTMPGRTGFDFNGASQSFNVLAGYLFGKNTTKETMEMTTPVFTRKTQSDGEKMEMTTPVITKRLEDQDKWQMSFVMPSKYGANLPLPKDSSVTIREVPRKIIAVVAFSGFVTDEEVKQRESKLREALKNDAQFQIKEGGSVEIAQYNPPFTLPFQRRNEIALEVEKKEK from the exons atgcTTCTGTGCAAGCCTTCACTTCTCACTCTACCTCAGCTCAGAACCTCAACTTCGACTCCAAGAAACCCTAAAAGATCGCTCTCGATCATCACCACCAACTCAACTTCACCGACACAGCGGCGAAGAACCATGTCCGCCTTCGAAGCCCGAATCTCTCTAGTCTTCGCTCTCGCTTCCCAAGCCTCCTCTCTCTCCCAGAGACGTAAAT TTTTAGTGGACACAGCTACCGAGGTTGTCAAATACGTGTCCCCGAAGAGGTTCGAGAGTCGAACTCTCGAGGAGGCTTTAATGGCAG TTCCGGACCTAGAGACGGTGAACTTCAAGGTTTTGAGTAGGGGAGATCTTTATGAGATAAGGGAAGTTGAG CCATACTTTGTAGCAGAGACAACGATGCCTGGGAGGACTGGATTTGACTTCAATGGAGCATCTCAATCCTTTAATGTATTAGCTGGGTACCTGTTTGGTAAG AATACAACAAAGGAGACAATGGAGATGACCACACCTGTTTTTACGCGTAAGACCCAATCAGatggagagaaaatggaaatgACGACTCCTGTGATAACAAAGAGG CTGGAAGATCAAGATAAGTGGCAGATGTCTTTTGTCATGCCCTCAAAGTATGGTGCCAATCTTCCGCTGCCTAAAGATTCGTCTGTGACAATCAGAGAGGTGCCAAGGAAAATTATTGCAGTTGTTGCCTTTTCAG GCTTTGTTACTGATGAAGAAGTTAAACAACGGGAATCAAAGTTACGAGAAGCTCTGAAAAATGATGCACAGTTTCAAATTAAAGAGGGCGGCTCAGTGGAAATTGCACAG TATAATCCACCATTCACACTTCCATTCCAACGCCGCAATGAGATTGCTCTGGaagtagaaaagaaagaaaaatag